The Syntrophobacterales bacterium genome contains the following window.
ATCCCTGTTACGGATAATGGGGAGATCGTCATGATCCGTCAGTGGCGGCACGGTTCAAAGAAGATTACCCTTGAAATACCAGGCGGTCTTGTGGATGAATCCGACCCAGAGGACGCTGCACGCCGTGAACTTCTTGAGGAGACGGGCTATCGCGGGGAGCGGGTTACGTACCTTGGATCGACAAACCCCAACCCGGCTGTTTTCAATAACCTTTGCCATACTTACCTCATAGAAGGTGTGAGGAAAGTTTCGGAGATGAACCTTGATCCTGACGAGGATATTGAAGTAGAGCTTGTACCCGTATCAAAAATCCCCTCTCTTCTGAAAGACGGAACTATCAATCATGCCCTCGTGATTGTAGCCTTTCACTTTTTCCAGACAAGATGAACTTGGTATATATTTAGCGGGAGATAATTAGGGTATAAGCGATTTATTATTGCATTATATTTCCCCCCCCTTGGAATTTCTGGATGTCCGCAGGGTTTTTCTGTATACCTTTGGAGAAGAATTGTAGCTGTCATACGATTGGATGCCATACTCAAAGAATGTACACGGGGCCAGATGTTTTAAGGGACAAATCCACACCTAAGGACAGGTTGGACACCCACATGGGAGCCAGCGTTACACCTGCTCCAACCGCCTGAGATGGCGGCCAAGACCTCGAAGTTGCAACCAGCTAGGAAGAGTTGCCCGCGCTCTATCACTCCTGTTGAGCGAAGCGCCTTGATCATGTCCTTGCTGGCGATGAGGTTAGCGCACCCTAGGTGACCAAAGCCACGCTTGCGTGCTAAAGAAAAGGCA
Protein-coding sequences here:
- a CDS encoding NUDIX hydrolase; translated protein: MLKEWELLESKIDRDYGLFRIKAEQSRSPRTDNKGSFYVIDTNDWVNVIPVTDNGEIVMIRQWRHGSKKITLEIPGGLVDESDPEDAARRELLEETGYRGERVTYLGSTNPNPAVFNNLCHTYLIEGVRKVSEMNLDPDEDIEVELVPVSKIPSLLKDGTINHALVIVAFHFFQTR